In Calothrix sp. PCC 7507, one DNA window encodes the following:
- the devC gene encoding ABC transporter permease DevC, translating into MLLFKFSLAWINLVHNKQRFITALGAVVFAVLLMFIQLGFRNAMLQSSVEFINRLDADLILTSRHRYVSFYDYTFKKNRLYQVQGFDGVQAVSPLYLAMGIWKNQGGVRQRPIRIFGYNLKSQTFLIPDIPNYINALQFPDTVIADKKSRQDFGEITPGVEVELLDRKVKIIGNFQLGTDFVADGNLITSDQNFLRIFNGHPYGDFGNIRTSLDDVDFGLIKIKSHHFNVKTLVEILNKSLPPDVVVMTKKEFMEQDIKYFDKSTPIGFMFGLGTVIGFFVGIIVVYNIIYTDINNNLPQYGTLRAIGYSNSYLVAIIVLQSAILAIIGFFPGLFASILIYQVMAKSTGLLVEMSLGVASLVAILTIFMCIFAGLIGAKKIQGLDPAEVYEQKR; encoded by the coding sequence ATGCTCTTATTTAAGTTTTCTCTAGCTTGGATTAACTTAGTTCATAATAAACAGCGCTTTATTACAGCATTAGGTGCAGTTGTTTTTGCAGTTTTGCTGATGTTTATCCAATTAGGATTTCGCAATGCAATGCTTCAAAGTAGCGTTGAGTTTATCAATCGTTTGGATGCAGATTTAATCCTAACTAGCCGTCATCGATACGTTAGCTTTTATGACTATACTTTTAAGAAAAATAGATTATATCAAGTCCAAGGATTTGATGGCGTGCAAGCAGTTTCACCGTTGTATTTAGCTATGGGGATTTGGAAAAATCAAGGGGGTGTACGTCAACGTCCCATCAGAATTTTTGGATATAACTTAAAATCTCAAACTTTTTTAATTCCCGACATTCCTAATTATATTAATGCTTTACAGTTTCCCGACACTGTGATAGCAGATAAAAAATCTCGTCAAGATTTTGGCGAGATTACACCAGGAGTAGAGGTAGAATTACTCGACAGAAAGGTGAAGATTATCGGAAACTTTCAGTTAGGGACTGATTTTGTTGCTGATGGAAATTTAATTACTAGCGACCAGAATTTTCTCAGAATATTTAACGGACACCCTTACGGGGATTTTGGTAATATTCGTACTTCCTTAGATGATGTTGATTTTGGATTAATTAAGATTAAATCGCACCATTTTAATGTCAAAACCTTGGTAGAAATCCTCAATAAGTCTTTGCCTCCAGATGTTGTAGTCATGACTAAAAAGGAATTTATGGAGCAAGATATCAAGTATTTTGATAAATCTACTCCCATTGGTTTTATGTTTGGTTTAGGGACAGTAATTGGCTTTTTTGTCGGCATAATTGTTGTTTATAACATTATTTATACAGATATTAATAATAACTTACCTCAATACGGCACTCTCAGAGCCATCGGATATTCTAATTCATACTTGGTTGCCATTATTGTATTGCAGTCAGCAATCTTAGCAATAATTGGTTTTTTTCCAGGCTTATTTGCAAGCATATTAATTTATCAGGTTATGGCAAAATCTACTGGTTTATTAGTGGAGATGAGTCTTGGTGTTGCCTCCTTGGTAGCAATTCTCACGATTTTTATGTGTATATTTGCAGGATTAATCGGTGCCAAAAAAATACAAGGACTAGA